The following proteins are encoded in a genomic region of Maribacter hydrothermalis:
- the ruvA gene encoding Holliday junction branch migration protein RuvA, which yields MIHHLRGKLVEKNPTHVIIECGGVGYFVNISLNTFSKLLEQENISLFTHLQVKEDSHTLFGFVEKFEREIFLLLLSVSGIGSSIARTMLSSMSPTQVRDAIANGDVASIQAVKGIGAKTAQRAILDLRDKVLKVYDIDELSLTANNTNKDEALSALEVLGFARKQAERVVDKVLSQDASLSVENIIKLALKNL from the coding sequence ATGATACATCACTTAAGAGGTAAACTAGTAGAAAAAAATCCAACCCATGTAATTATTGAATGTGGTGGGGTTGGTTATTTTGTAAATATCTCTTTGAATACATTTTCAAAATTACTAGAACAGGAGAATATCTCGCTATTTACTCATCTTCAAGTGAAAGAAGATTCGCATACATTATTCGGATTTGTAGAAAAATTTGAACGTGAAATTTTTCTATTATTACTATCGGTTTCAGGAATTGGATCAAGTATTGCCAGAACCATGCTTTCGTCCATGTCACCTACACAAGTTAGAGATGCCATAGCTAATGGAGATGTAGCCTCTATACAGGCTGTCAAAGGAATAGGTGCGAAAACTGCCCAACGTGCTATTTTGGACCTCAGAGATAAGGTATTAAAAGTTTACGATATAGATGAACTTTCGCTAACCGCAAACAATACAAATAAAGATGAAGCGTTATCTGCTTTAGAAGTTCTAGGCTTCGCACGTAAACAGGCAGAGAGGGTTGTCGATAAAGTGCTTAGTCAAGATGCTTCCTTAAGCGTGGAGAACATAATTAAACTTGCGCTCAAAAATTTGTAA
- the sov gene encoding T9SS outer membrane translocon Sov/SprA gives MTLVVAQETEEQEIDSVKTGFDLGRILLENPDSIVSKYIYDPKLDRYIYNESVGDFNIGYPIILTPDQYFKLIEKEGIKSYFKEKSDAYSGKKEGSEEARKNLLPNFYVNNNFFTSIFGGNSIEIIPQGSVAMDLGVIWQKNDNPSLSPRNRTNLSFDFDQRISLSMLGKIGERLQVTANYDTEATFDFQNIVKLDYTPTEDDIIQSIEVGNVNMPLNSSLITGAQSLFGVKTKLQFGKTSVTAVFSEQRSQNNTVVAQGGGTLNEFSLTALDYDENRHFFLAQYFRDNYDRALSTYPYVQSQVQITRIEVWVTNRSQQTLNVRNVVAIQDLGEPNRDKTRVGQNNGNSAGFFNGPTDLRPRNKANDYDPSLIGNGGALNDNIREIATVESGFNGGSFSGGYNPNQGFDYALLENARKLEQGRDFEYNTQLGYISLNQRLSNDEVLGVAFQYTFQGEVFQVGEFANGGLEATTISQGANPIIENNTLILKLLKSNITNINDPIWDLMMKNIYATGAFRLSQDDFKLNILYSDPTPRNYITPIEEGPGTGWPEGLEERILLNVFNLDRLNVYNDIQPGGDGFFDFVPGQTIDVQGGRIIFTKVEPFGQFLFEELENGNSGQYNNTSAYNANQEQYVFRDMYELTKAAALQDPEKNKFILKGNYKSEGSNGIPIGAFNVPRGSVRVTAGGRQLQEGIDYTVNYQAGTVQILDPSLEASNVPINISVENNAVFGQQTRRFTGVNVEHQISENFMLGGTLLNLNERPLTQKSNYGVEPVNNTIFGLNGNFSTEVPWLTRMVNKLPNIDTDVPSNVSIRAEMAMLKPNSPKNADFDGETTTYLDDFEGAQALIDIRASLGWSLASMPLEFGIGGNQLYGSSPEDPDNLLNGHGRAKLSWYTIDPIFYTNQRPAGISDDDLSINPTRRIFIDEVFPQTDVAQGQTQVQGTLDMVYYPATKGPYNNNPSFETELPTDKWGGMMRSLSSTDFEQSNVEFIQFWVMDPYVDGIATSAGELVLNLGNISEDILRDGKKQYENGLPGVDSNDFVAPTSWGEVPATQSLVYAFDANETNRGLQDIGFDGLGDENEGAVFTNNTGDDPALDNYTYYLNKEGSILERYIDFNSPQGNSPVAVSNTNRGSTTLPDVEDIDRDLTMNTVNSYYEYRIEIKPNTSINDKYVTDIREDVASGTRIPNGDEVNYRWIQYKIPLSDFSNAVGGITDFRSISFMRMYMTGFTSPTVLRFATLDLVRGDWRTYTKTLQDKDIDADPSDDGTTLDVNTVNIEENSNRTPIPYVLPPGVIREQLNNNNTIIRQNEQSLSLLVEDLEPRDSRGVFKNLNIDIRQYKKLKMFMHAEKIVDSDYADTSTPLVGFLRMGTDFSQNFYQIELPLEFTTFTAVSDSEIWPEANELNIELSDLNKVKSLWIADGDLSEIRFFEVENGEVIPVNEFDVRTPGRVRIGIKGNPSLGSIRTVMVGIKNQDILPARGEVWFNELRLAGLDNNGGWAAIAAIDANIADFANVSATGSKSTSGFGSIDQMPNERAREDAISYDVVTNVNVGQLLPKKWGIQLPFNYGISEQVITPEFDPVYDDLKLEDRIAAETTQEGKDDVLEQAEDYTKRTSINLIGVRKDRGEDADANFYDIENFTFNYSYNETDHRDFEIAQLRDQSVNTGFVYNHSFEPLEVAPFAKKDSLFTGKYWKWLKDLNLNLLPTTIGVNSNINRQFNAQRFRDVYQENEDRIQLPELQQRNYLFNWQYAINYNLTKSLRLNLTASNNNIVRNYLNEDEPLESADRINNALGLWDGFFDIGEPNRHSQQMQLNYEVPFSKIPALDFISTQYTYTSNFDWQRGGDAILAVVGSDVNTVQNANTHTITSSLTLQKFYDMLGLKKRDAPKATNAGPIRRDKAGVPAEDIEKIKGKTSDMFNTVVDIVTMVKRLNFNYSENNGTVLPGYTQSVGFIGTARPTIGFVFGSQSDVRFEAARNGWLTNFPEFNEQFIQRTNKQLNITATAQPTKDITIDLVADRQYSDSYQENFSVIDQEYNVQLGNNYGSFSISTMMIGTAFGKSDEFDSDTFNQFKENRITIANRLVADRGQAAGTLDDDGFPQLYGKTQQEVLLPAFFAAYTGQDAGRVNLDTFRDIPIPNWSIKYTGLMKSKWFKKQFKRFSLSHGYRSAYSINSYQTNLEKVQLRKDGLPQVDAENGDLLSDLILNNVVLTDQFNPLVRVDFEMQNSVSVLAEVRTDRAMSLSFDNNLMTEINGKEYTVGLGYRFKDVKFVTNIGGNKTRLKGDLNLKADVTLRDNITIIRNLDIDNNQITSGQNLMSLKFTADYALSKNLNALFFYDHSFSKFAVSTAFPQTTINTGFTIRYNFGN, from the coding sequence ATGACTTTGGTCGTAGCGCAAGAAACGGAGGAACAAGAAATCGATTCTGTAAAAACAGGATTCGACCTAGGTCGTATTCTACTTGAAAATCCAGATAGTATTGTATCTAAGTATATCTATGATCCTAAATTAGATCGTTATATTTATAATGAGAGTGTTGGTGATTTTAATATAGGATACCCTATTATTCTTACTCCGGATCAATACTTTAAACTTATTGAAAAGGAAGGAATTAAATCGTACTTCAAGGAAAAATCCGACGCATATTCTGGTAAAAAAGAAGGAAGCGAAGAGGCTCGTAAAAACTTACTTCCAAATTTTTATGTAAACAATAATTTTTTCACTTCAATTTTTGGAGGTAATTCAATAGAAATTATTCCGCAAGGTTCTGTGGCAATGGACTTAGGGGTTATTTGGCAAAAAAATGATAATCCTTCACTTTCACCGCGTAATAGAACTAACCTTTCTTTCGATTTTGATCAGCGCATTAGTCTTAGTATGTTAGGTAAAATTGGGGAGCGTTTACAGGTTACTGCAAATTATGATACAGAAGCCACTTTCGATTTTCAGAATATTGTAAAGCTAGACTATACACCTACAGAAGATGATATTATACAGTCTATAGAAGTTGGTAATGTTAACATGCCATTAAACAGTTCTTTAATTACAGGAGCCCAGAGTTTATTTGGTGTAAAGACTAAATTACAATTTGGTAAAACTTCCGTTACTGCGGTGTTTTCTGAACAACGTTCTCAAAATAATACTGTGGTTGCACAAGGTGGTGGAACATTAAATGAATTTTCTTTAACTGCTTTAGATTATGATGAGAACAGACACTTCTTTTTAGCGCAGTATTTTAGGGATAACTATGATAGAGCATTGTCTACATACCCGTATGTACAGAGTCAAGTTCAAATAACGAGAATAGAAGTCTGGGTTACCAACAGAAGTCAACAGACCTTAAATGTTCGTAATGTTGTCGCAATTCAAGATTTGGGTGAACCTAATAGAGATAAAACTAGGGTTGGTCAAAATAACGGAAATAGCGCTGGGTTTTTTAATGGTCCAACCGATTTAAGACCTAGAAACAAAGCCAATGATTATGACCCTTCTTTAATAGGGAATGGTGGGGCATTAAATGATAATATTAGAGAAATTGCAACTGTCGAGAGTGGATTTAATGGAGGTAGTTTTTCTGGGGGATATAATCCTAATCAAGGTTTTGATTATGCACTGTTAGAGAATGCGAGAAAGTTGGAACAAGGTAGAGATTTTGAATATAATACTCAATTAGGCTATATCTCTTTAAATCAAAGATTAAGTAATGATGAAGTTTTAGGTGTTGCGTTTCAATATACTTTTCAAGGGGAAGTTTTTCAGGTTGGTGAGTTTGCTAATGGTGGTCTAGAGGCTACAACTATCTCACAAGGTGCAAATCCTATTATTGAAAACAATACACTTATACTTAAATTATTAAAAAGTAATATCACCAACATCAATGATCCTATTTGGGATTTAATGATGAAGAATATTTATGCTACAGGTGCATTCCGTTTAAGTCAAGACGATTTTAAATTGAATATTTTATATTCTGACCCAACACCTAGAAATTATATTACTCCTATAGAAGAAGGTCCTGGTACTGGTTGGCCAGAAGGGTTAGAGGAGCGTATACTGTTAAACGTTTTTAATTTAGATCGTTTAAATGTCTACAATGATATACAACCTGGTGGAGACGGATTTTTCGATTTTGTGCCCGGACAGACGATAGATGTGCAAGGCGGCAGAATTATTTTTACTAAAGTAGAACCGTTTGGTCAGTTTTTATTCGAAGAATTAGAAAACGGTAATAGTGGGCAGTATAATAATACGTCGGCATATAATGCAAACCAAGAACAGTATGTATTTAGGGATATGTACGAGTTGACAAAAGCGGCTGCATTACAAGATCCAGAAAAGAATAAATTTATATTAAAAGGTAACTATAAATCGGAAGGTAGTAACGGTATTCCAATAGGTGCGTTTAATGTTCCTAGAGGTTCTGTTCGGGTTACCGCTGGTGGGCGTCAATTACAAGAAGGTATTGATTATACGGTAAATTATCAGGCTGGTACGGTTCAGATATTAGATCCTAGCTTAGAGGCTTCAAATGTGCCAATCAATATTTCTGTTGAGAATAACGCGGTATTTGGACAACAAACGCGTCGCTTTACAGGTGTTAACGTTGAGCATCAAATCAGTGAAAATTTTATGCTTGGGGGTACATTGCTGAATTTAAATGAACGCCCGTTAACTCAAAAATCTAATTATGGGGTTGAACCGGTTAACAATACTATATTTGGTCTAAACGGTAATTTTTCTACAGAGGTGCCGTGGCTTACACGTATGGTCAACAAGCTGCCAAATATTGATACGGATGTTCCATCGAATGTTTCTATACGGGCAGAGATGGCCATGTTAAAACCCAATTCTCCGAAAAATGCAGATTTTGATGGTGAAACAACTACCTATTTAGATGATTTTGAAGGTGCACAGGCATTAATAGATATCAGAGCATCGTTAGGATGGTCCTTAGCAAGTATGCCCCTTGAATTTGGTATTGGGGGCAATCAACTTTATGGTAGCTCACCAGAAGATCCAGATAACTTATTAAATGGTCATGGTAGGGCAAAACTGTCTTGGTATACTATAGATCCTATTTTTTATACCAACCAAAGACCTGCAGGTATAAGTGATGATGATCTTTCCATAAATCCTACACGTAGAATTTTTATTGATGAAGTATTTCCGCAGACTGATGTTGCTCAAGGGCAAACACAGGTTCAAGGTACATTGGATATGGTGTATTATCCTGCAACAAAAGGTCCGTACAATAACAATCCTAGTTTTGAAACTGAACTGCCAACTGATAAGTGGGGTGGAATGATGCGTTCGTTAAGCAGCACCGATTTTGAACAAAGTAATGTAGAGTTTATTCAATTTTGGGTCATGGACCCTTATGTTGATGGTATTGCTACAAGTGCGGGAGAATTGGTTCTTAACCTTGGTAATATTTCTGAAGATATTCTGCGTGATGGTAAAAAACAATACGAGAACGGATTACCAGGGGTGGATAGTAATGATTTTGTGGCACCTACCTCTTGGGGAGAAGTGCCTGCAACGCAATCGTTGGTGTATGCGTTTGATGCTAATGAAACGAATAGAGGTTTGCAGGATATTGGATTTGATGGATTAGGAGATGAAAACGAAGGTGCGGTATTTACAAACAATACTGGTGATGACCCTGCCTTGGACAACTACACGTATTACTTAAATAAAGAAGGAAGCATCTTAGAAAGATATATTGATTTCAATAGCCCACAAGGGAATTCTCCGGTAGCCGTTTCTAATACTAATAGAGGTTCAACAACATTACCAGATGTTGAGGATATTGATCGTGATCTAACCATGAATACGGTTAATAGTTATTATGAATATAGAATTGAGATTAAGCCAAATACGTCTATAAACGATAAATATGTAACTGATATTCGTGAGGATGTAGCCAGTGGGACTAGAATACCTAACGGCGATGAAGTAAATTACCGCTGGATTCAATATAAAATTCCATTAAGTGATTTTAGTAATGCTGTTGGTGGTATCACGGATTTTAGGTCTATTAGTTTTATGCGTATGTATATGACCGGGTTTACGAGTCCTACAGTACTTCGTTTTGCTACATTAGATTTAGTGCGTGGCGATTGGCGTACGTATACAAAAACATTACAAGATAAAGACATAGATGCAGATCCATCGGACGACGGTACAACCTTAGATGTCAATACAGTTAATATTGAAGAAAATAGCAACAGAACTCCTATTCCATACGTATTGCCTCCTGGGGTTATTAGAGAGCAATTAAATAATAACAACACTATTATTCGGCAAAATGAACAATCTCTTTCTTTATTGGTTGAAGATTTAGAACCTCGTGATTCTCGAGGAGTATTCAAAAACCTAAATATTGATATTCGTCAATATAAGAAGTTGAAAATGTTCATGCATGCAGAAAAAATTGTTGATAGCGATTATGCAGATACGTCAACACCTTTAGTTGGATTTTTGAGAATGGGAACAGATTTCTCTCAAAACTTTTATCAAATAGAACTTCCGTTAGAATTTACAACATTTACTGCAGTTTCTGATAGTGAAATTTGGCCAGAAGCTAATGAATTGAATATTGAACTTAGCGATTTAAATAAGGTAAAATCCTTGTGGATTGCGGATGGTGATTTAAGTGAAATACGATTTTTTGAGGTAGAGAACGGTGAGGTTATTCCAGTAAATGAATTTGATGTCCGTACACCTGGTCGAGTACGTATTGGTATAAAAGGTAACCCGTCCTTAGGTAGTATACGTACGGTTATGGTAGGTATTAAAAACCAAGATATTTTACCGGCTAGAGGTGAGGTTTGGTTCAATGAACTACGCCTTGCAGGTTTAGATAATAACGGTGGTTGGGCGGCCATTGCTGCAATTGACGCCAATATTGCCGATTTCGCCAATGTGAGTGCCACAGGTAGCAAGAGTACCTCTGGTTTTGGTTCTATTGATCAAATGCCTAATGAACGTGCTCGTGAAGATGCTATTTCTTATGATGTGGTTACGAATGTTAATGTAGGTCAGTTACTTCCTAAGAAATGGGGAATTCAATTGCCTTTCAATTATGGAATATCTGAACAGGTAATTACGCCAGAGTTTGATCCTGTTTATGATGATTTAAAATTAGAGGACAGGATAGCTGCAGAAACTACACAAGAGGGTAAAGATGATGTTCTGGAACAAGCAGAAGATTATACCAAAAGAACCAGTATTAATTTAATTGGTGTTCGTAAAGATCGTGGGGAAGATGCCGATGCTAATTTTTACGATATAGAAAACTTTACGTTTAATTATAGCTATAATGAAACTGATCATCGCGACTTTGAAATTGCGCAATTAAGAGATCAAAGTGTAAATACAGGTTTTGTCTATAATCACAGTTTTGAGCCTTTGGAAGTTGCCCCTTTTGCTAAAAAAGATTCACTGTTTACAGGTAAATATTGGAAATGGTTAAAAGATTTAAACTTAAATTTATTGCCAACTACAATTGGGGTGAATTCTAATATTAATAGGCAATTTAATGCACAACGATTTAGAGATGTGTATCAAGAAAATGAAGATAGAATTCAATTGCCAGAATTACAGCAGCGTAATTATTTGTTTAACTGGCAGTATGCTATAAATTATAATTTAACAAAGTCGTTACGTTTAAATCTTACGGCATCGAACAACAATATTGTTCGTAATTACCTTAATGAAGACGAGCCCTTAGAATCTGCAGACAGAATTAATAACGCATTAGGCCTTTGGGATGGTTTCTTTGATATTGGTGAGCCTAATAGGCATTCGCAACAAATGCAATTGAACTACGAGGTTCCTTTTTCTAAAATACCTGCTCTAGATTTTATTAGTACACAATATACCTACACCAGTAATTTTGATTGGCAAAGAGGAGGTGATGCTATTCTTGCCGTTGTAGGTAGTGATGTAAATACGGTACAAAATGCGAATACCCACACCATTACCTCATCATTGACCTTGCAAAAGTTCTATGATATGCTAGGTCTTAAAAAACGAGACGCGCCAAAAGCAACAAATGCTGGACCTATTAGAAGGGATAAAGCCGGTGTGCCTGCTGAAGATATAGAGAAAATTAAGGGTAAGACAAGTGATATGTTTAATACCGTAGTAGACATAGTTACTATGGTTAAAAGATTAAATTTTAACTATAGCGAAAACAATGGTACGGTACTGCCCGGGTACACACAATCGGTTGGGTTTATAGGCACGGCTAGGCCAACTATTGGGTTCGTTTTTGGTAGTCAATCTGATGTTCGTTTCGAAGCGGCTAGGAATGGCTGGTTAACAAATTTCCCGGAATTTAATGAGCAATTCATCCAAAGAACAAATAAACAATTGAATATTACGGCTACGGCACAACCAACAAAGGATATTACTATTGACCTGGTTGCGGACAGACAATATTCAGATAGTTATCAAGAAAATTTTAGTGTTATTGATCAAGAATATAATGTGCAATTAGGGAACAATTATGGTAGTTTTAGTATTTCTACCATGATGATCGGTACTGCTTTTGGCAAGAGTGATGAGTTCGATTCTGATACGTTTAATCAGTTTAAAGAAAATAGAATTACCATTGCAAACCGTTTGGTTGCTGATAGAGGGCAAGCTGCGGGTACTTTAGATGATGATGGTTTTCCGCAATTATATGGTAAAACACAACAAGAGGTCTTGCTTCCTGCATTCTTTGCGGCATATACTGGTCAAGACGCAGGTCGTGTAAACTTAGATACTTTTAGGGATATTCCTATTCCAAACTGGAGTATAAAATATACCGGTTTAATGAAGAGTAAATGGTTTAAAAAACAATTTAAACGTTTCTCTTTAAGTCATGGATATCGTTCAGCTTATAGTATTAACTCGTACCAAACAAACCTTGAAAAAGTGCAATTACGTAAAGATGGCCTGCCTCAAGTAGATGCAGAGAACGGCGATTTGTTGTCAGACTTAATTTTGAACAATGTGGTACTTACGGATCAATTTAACCCACTAGTAAGAGTAGATTTTGAAATGCAAAACTCCGTTAGTGTTTTAGCCGAGGTGAGAACGGATAGAGCAATGTCGCTAAGTTTTGATAATAACTTAATGACGGAAATTAACGGTAAAGAATATACGGTTGGTTTGGGATACCGTTTTAAAGATGTAAAGTTTGTCACCAATATTGGCGGAAACAAGACAAGGTTAAAAGGAGATTTAAACTTAAAGGCCGACGTTACGCTGCGCGATAACATTACCATTATTAGAAATTTAGATATTGACAATAATCAAATAACATCTGGTCAAAATTTAATGTCCCTTAAGTTTACGGCAGATTATGCGTTAAGCAAGAATTTAAATGCTTTGTTCTTCTATGATCACTCTTTTTCAAAGTTTGCAGTGTCTACCGCATTTCCTCAAACCACTATTAATACTGGATTTACAATACGTTATAATTTCGGAAATTAA
- the gcvH gene encoding glycine cleavage system protein GcvH, which yields MNIPAELKYTKDHEWVKIDGDIATVGITDFAQGELGDIVYVEVDTLDETLDREAIFGTVEAVKTVSDLFSPLSGEIIAFNEALEDEPEKVNTDPYGEGWMVKIKFSEASELDDLLSDAAYKEIIGG from the coding sequence ATGAATATTCCAGCTGAATTAAAATATACTAAAGACCATGAGTGGGTAAAAATTGACGGTGATATTGCAACCGTTGGTATTACGGATTTTGCGCAAGGTGAATTGGGCGATATTGTTTATGTTGAAGTAGACACTTTAGACGAGACATTAGATCGCGAAGCTATTTTTGGTACGGTAGAGGCTGTTAAAACAGTTTCTGATTTGTTTTCTCCATTATCAGGGGAAATCATAGCGTTCAATGAGGCCTTAGAAGATGAGCCGGAAAAAGTAAATACAGACCCTTATGGAGAAGGTTGGATGGTGAAAATTAAATTTAGCGAAGCAAGTGAATTGGATGATTTGTTAAGCGATGCTGCATATAAAGAGATAATTGGTGGTTAA
- a CDS encoding VanZ family protein: MFVTFFSLFSFSGVDNSRFNIPHLDKAVHFTFYMVMVILGFMALVRNKEHIDSSLKWLKYIVLFSIMYGIIIEVIQGVATVNRHGDFLDALANFTGAIIGMLLIRFWFFRNRSLK, from the coding sequence ATGTTTGTAACATTTTTCAGCTTATTTTCTTTTTCGGGGGTAGACAATTCTCGTTTCAATATTCCACATTTGGATAAAGCGGTGCATTTTACATTTTATATGGTAATGGTTATACTAGGTTTTATGGCGTTAGTAAGGAATAAAGAACATATAGATAGCTCCCTTAAGTGGTTGAAGTACATTGTTTTATTTTCAATAATGTATGGCATAATAATTGAGGTTATACAAGGTGTAGCTACGGTTAATAGGCATGGCGATTTTTTAGATGCGTTAGCCAATTTTACCGGAGCAATTATAGGAATGTTGCTTATAAGATTTTGGTTTTTTCGGAATCGGTCGTTAAAATGA
- a CDS encoding energy transducer TonB: MEPKKNPKADLTKNSSLYFVVGLFAVMAITYFAFEWKTYDEVNDYDISMNVDDLLDEEVPMTEQIKTPPPPPPPAAPEIIEVVEDEEEVEETVIESTETSQEEEIVEVEDIAVEEVEEDIDVPFAVIEDVPVFPGCENESDKRACFNTMIQKHIGKNFRYPEIAQEMGVQGRVSVMFVIQKDGSIGNIRMRGPDKNLEAEAARIIGKLPKMTPGKQRGRAVRVPFSIPINFKLQ; this comes from the coding sequence ATGGAACCTAAAAAGAATCCTAAGGCGGATTTAACAAAGAACAGTAGTCTTTATTTTGTTGTTGGATTGTTTGCAGTAATGGCAATTACGTATTTTGCATTTGAGTGGAAAACGTATGACGAAGTAAACGATTATGACATTTCTATGAATGTCGATGACCTTTTGGATGAAGAGGTTCCAATGACCGAACAGATAAAAACACCACCACCTCCACCGCCGCCAGCTGCACCTGAAATAATTGAGGTTGTAGAAGATGAAGAAGAGGTTGAAGAAACTGTAATTGAATCTACCGAAACAAGTCAAGAAGAAGAAATCGTTGAAGTTGAGGATATTGCTGTTGAAGAAGTTGAGGAAGATATTGATGTTCCTTTTGCCGTAATTGAAGATGTACCAGTTTTTCCTGGCTGTGAAAACGAAAGTGATAAAAGAGCGTGCTTTAATACTATGATTCAGAAGCATATTGGTAAAAACTTCCGTTATCCAGAAATTGCTCAGGAAATGGGTGTTCAAGGTAGGGTAAGTGTTATGTTCGTAATCCAAAAAGATGGTAGCATTGGCAATATAAGAATGAGAGGTCCAGATAAAAATTTGGAGGCGGAAGCTGCAAGAATTATAGGGAAGTTACCTAAAATGACTCCTGGTAAACAAAGAGGTAGAGCGGTACGTGTTCCTTTTAGTATTCCAATTAACTTTAAATTACAATAG
- the cyoE gene encoding heme o synthase yields the protein MKTAIDSTKSSALALIFADFKEITKARLAISVVFSSIAGYFLGAYEIQWTHVLLLAFGGYCMVGASNAYNQVIEKDLDALMKRTKNRPIPAGRMSVKLAMTVAIVLTLLGVLALYLLNPKTAMFGAISIFLYTSVYTPLKTITPLAVFVGAIPGAIPFMLGWVAATNDFGIEPGTLFMIQFFWQFPHFWALGWMLDDDYKSGGFKMLPTGKKDGATVLQIIMYTIWMMVVSVIPTFGITGRLQLSVPAGVLVFLMGAVMLGFAFKLYSNRDNASARKLMLASVSYITLMQIVYVIDKFLS from the coding sequence ATGAAAACGGCCATTGATTCGACAAAAAGTAGTGCGCTTGCATTAATTTTTGCAGATTTTAAGGAGATTACTAAAGCTAGATTGGCCATTAGCGTCGTTTTTTCATCTATCGCAGGTTACTTTTTAGGAGCTTATGAAATTCAATGGACACATGTATTGCTATTAGCTTTTGGTGGTTATTGTATGGTTGGAGCTAGTAATGCTTATAATCAGGTAATTGAAAAAGATTTAGATGCTTTAATGAAGCGAACTAAAAATAGACCAATTCCTGCAGGTAGAATGTCTGTTAAATTGGCCATGACAGTTGCTATTGTTTTAACATTATTAGGGGTACTGGCTCTTTATTTATTAAATCCTAAAACAGCCATGTTTGGGGCAATTTCAATATTTCTTTATACTAGTGTTTATACCCCGTTAAAAACAATAACCCCTTTGGCGGTGTTTGTAGGTGCCATTCCTGGAGCAATTCCTTTTATGTTGGGTTGGGTTGCGGCTACTAATGATTTTGGTATAGAACCAGGAACATTATTTATGATTCAATTTTTTTGGCAGTTTCCTCATTTTTGGGCTTTAGGATGGATGTTAGATGACGATTATAAAAGCGGAGGTTTTAAAATGCTACCTACCGGAAAGAAGGATGGGGCTACAGTATTACAAATAATAATGTATACCATTTGGATGATGGTTGTTTCGGTAATACCTACTTTTGGCATAACAGGCAGATTGCAACTTTCGGTACCTGCTGGTGTACTTGTTTTTTTAATGGGAGCAGTAATGTTAGGTTTTGCATTTAAATTGTATTCAAATAGAGACAACGCTTCCGCAAGAAAATTAATGCTGGCAAGTGTTAGTTATATAACCCTTATGCAGATTGTTTACGTAATAGATAAATTTTTAAGTTAA
- a CDS encoding cytochrome c oxidase subunit 3 — MDLTQGTDKEKSARAKKMMLWFGIVSLLMGFAGWTSAYIVSSSREDWASEVSLPQSFLFSTIVIIASSFCYILAKNAIKSGEAKKGMLWLWITLALGIIFVALQFYGFSQMVAEGYYFTGPTSSIKMSYVFLIAMVHIVHVFAGMISLLVVMYNQSKGKYNTEDYLGVTLGATFWHFLDLLWVYLVIFMTFVK, encoded by the coding sequence ATGGATTTAACGCAAGGAACGGACAAAGAAAAAAGTGCCAGAGCAAAAAAAATGATGCTATGGTTTGGTATAGTGAGCTTGTTAATGGGCTTTGCTGGGTGGACAAGTGCATATATCGTAAGTAGTTCAAGGGAAGACTGGGCAAGTGAAGTGTCGTTGCCGCAATCATTTTTATTTAGTACCATTGTTATCATTGCAAGTAGTTTTTGCTACATCTTGGCCAAAAATGCAATTAAAAGCGGAGAGGCTAAAAAAGGCATGCTTTGGTTGTGGATAACTTTGGCATTAGGAATTATTTTTGTAGCATTACAATTTTATGGTTTCTCTCAAATGGTTGCAGAAGGCTATTATTTTACTGGACCAACTAGTAGTATAAAAATGTCTTATGTTTTTCTGATTGCAATGGTGCATATTGTACACGTATTTGCAGGGATGATTTCCCTTTTAGTGGTTATGTATAATCAAAGTAAAGGAAAATACAATACAGAAGATTACTTGGGCGTTACATTAGGGGCAACATTTTGGCATTTTCTGGATTTGTTATGGGTCTATTTGGTGATATTTATGACCTTTGTGAAATAA